TTTGAAACCTTAATCATCAATCGTGGAAAAGAGTCTGCCATCGTGGTTTTATCGCTCGATGAGTATAATTCTCTAATGGCTACCAATTACGAATTATCTTCTCGCAAAAACGAACAGCGTCTAGATGCTGCAATAGTAAAATTAAAATCGGGAGATTCTTTTGAGAAAACTCTGATTGAAGATTAATTATGAAATATATTTTTGTAGATGAATCTTGGGAAGATTATCTCTATTGGCAAAAAAACGATAAACGAAAGCTCAAAAGAATCAATGCTTTGTTGAAAGATATTTCGCGCACGCCTTTTGAAAGTATTGGTAAACCTGAGCCATTAAAACATAAATATTCAGGATTTTGGTCACGCAGAATTGATGATGAACATCGTTTAATTTATCGCTACGAAGAAGATAAAATATTGATTGCCAAATGTAGATTTCATTATGATTAAAAATAAAAAAGCTATCTCAAAAATCACGAGATAGCTTTTTCATTATGGACAAATTAAACTAATCTTTGTCAAAAAATCGCAACGAATTTTTCAACGATTGAATTTCTCGTTCCATTTGTTGCATTCTTTGTAGCATGTGGCGCATCGCATCAATCCCCGCCAAATTCACGCCCAAATCATAATGCCATCGGCTGTATTTTTCAAGCTCTTCAAGCCTGTCTTCTTCGATGCAATCTTCCTCGTCGATTTGTTGTAGTGCGAGTATGCCCTCGTTGTGCAAATCGCTGATGAAAGTGTGCTCAATCTGCGTATTTTTACAATAATCAGATATTTTGATATATTTTATTTCCATGATTTTAAAGTTTAGCTAGTTTTTCAAACAATTCTTTTTGTTCATCGTTTAATTGCGTAGGAATTTCCACTTGGTAATTGATGATTAAATCACCAAATTCTCCTGCCTTTTTGTATTTAGGGAAACCTTTTCCTTTCAATTTTACTTTGCTATCGTTTTGTGTGCCTGGTTTTACTTTTAATTTCACTTCGCCATCAAAAGTTTTAACCAAGATTTCTCCGCCTAAAACAGCGGTGTATAAATCCAATTTTTGAGTTTTGTGCAAATCATTGCCTTGGCGTTTGAATTCAGGGTCTTGTGCAATGCTAAAGGTAATGTATAAATCCCCTTTTGGCCCGCCATTCACGCCTTCGCCGCCGTAGCCTTTTAGCTTAATTTTTTGCCCATCTTCTACACCTGCAGGAATGGTAATTCTGATTTTTTTACCATTTACATTCAATTCGCGTTTTTGTGTTGTGTAGACATCTCTCATGTTGAGCTGAAGCTCGGCAGAAAGATCTTGCCCGCGGAATTTTCTAGCACGGCTACTGTCGCCAAAATGGGTGCTACCACCGGCGCGGCCACCAAATAAATCGCTGAAGAAATCAGAGAAATTACCTTCTTCAAAATTGCCGTTGTAGGATTCGCTCCATGCTTGTCCGCCACCAAACGGATTGCCACCGCCACCGCGTGCTTGCTGTTGCTGGCGCATTTTTTCTATCTCTTCGGCGTGTTTCCAGTTTTCGCCGTATTCATCATATTTTTTACGATTTTCTGGGTTGCTCAGCACCTCGTTAGCCTCGTTCAGCTGTTGAAATTTTTGCTGTGCCTCCTTATCGTTTGGGTTCAAGTCTGGGTGGTATTTTCTTGCCAATTTGCGATATGCCTTTTTGATGTCGGCTTCGCTGGCATTTTTGTCCAATCCCAGTATTTTATAATAATCTATATATGCCATAATTTTTTCTAAAATTTTTTGATTAATCAGGGTAAATCAATTATTGTGCAAACTATTGATTTTGTTCCTTTTTGGCTTTTTCCCACAATAAATCAAGCTGTTGTAGCGATAAATCTGACAAATTTACCTTTTCGTTTTCTGCCAAATTTTCCATTTTTTGAAAACGATTGATGAATTTTTGATTCGTTCTCTCCAGCGCATTTTCTGGATTAATGCCCATTTGGCGAGCATAGTTTATGATTGAAAAAAGCACATCTCCGAGTTCGCTTTCTTGCTTGTACTTATCAGTTTCGGCTTTGAATTCGGCAATTTCTTCTTCTATTTTGCTGAAAGCCTCCTCGGGCGTAGGAAAATCAAAGCCAATGCCTTTTACCTTATCCTGAATGCGGTAGGCTTTCACCATCGCAGGCAGGCCTTTGGGAACCCCAGCTAAAACAGAACGATTGCCTTCTTTGAGTTTCAGTTTTTCCCAGTTGCGTTTTACTTCTTCCTCGTCTTGCACCTGCACATCGCCATAAATATGTGGATGACGGAAAATCAATTTTTCGCATTCGGCATGCAGGGCATCTGCAATGTCGAAAGCCTTTTGCTCCTCGGCGATTTTGGCGTAAAAGAGGAGGTGCAACATCACATCGCCGATTTCTTTTTTAAGTTCTGCAAGATTATGGTTTAAAATCGCATCGCCTAGTTCATACACCTCTTCTAGCGTGAGGTGGCGCAGGCTGAGCAAGGTTTGTTTTCTATCCCACGGACATTTTTCTCTTAAATCATCAAGGATGTCGAGCAAGCGCCCGAAAGCTTGCATTTTTTCTTCTCTGGTGTGCATGGTAGCTTATTTTTCTTGGCAGAAAGGTACAAAAAAAAGCCCAAAATTTAAATTTTAAGGGGCATAAAATGAAATGTACAAAAGAGAGAGAAAGAAAAAAGCCGACGAAAACGGCTTAAATAAAGGGTTTGCGGGCGATTTGCCCGCTTTTTTTGTTTAAAACGAAATGTACAGAAACTACCATTTATTACAGTTTAATTACCATTGAAACTAGGTTTAAATACTACCCAGTATGCAATAATTACCATTACCCAGTATGAAAGCCCCAGAAATAGCCCTAAAAGCGTTTAAATACGCTCTTTGGGGCTTTTTTTTGTATCTGATTACAGAGAGGAAACCCTACAAAATAATAACCAGAAAATAACCCACCAGAAACCTACCCAAAAACATAAAACGAAATGTACAAAACAAAAATGGGTGTAACTATGGGTATAATTATGGGTATAATATTGAGTGCATAAAAACACGCTGAAACTACCCCTATAAATGCAAAAAATTACACGAAACACCCCAAAAATGCCACGAAGATACCCCTATAATGCACTACTTTTGGCATTAAAATCTTGTTTTATAGGGTTTTACTCATATTTGGCTGACTTTTGGAGGTGTTTTTGGTGTTTTTTGGAGTTATGCTTGGTAATTCTCCTGTACTTTTTTGAGGAGAAGACGCGATGCTTGAAGTAGGAGATTTTTGGTTTTTTAAGCGATCTATCTCGTGGGTTAGCCGTTTGTTCTCTTTTTCTAAAAGTGCCTTATTTTCCTGCAATAACTGGTTTTCTCTTTGTAAAAAAGCGATTTTTTCTTCTAAATGAGCTACTTTATTATATGCCTCTTGCGGTTCTACTACTTGCTGGGTGGGTTCTTCTTGCTTTGCTGGGGTTTTAAGCATTTCGCCTTTGCCTGTTAATAGCCATTCGGGGTTAGTTTCTGGATAAATGAGTAATATATTCTCTATTGCGTCTGAATTGAGCGGTCTTTCTTTCTTTTTTCCAGTAAAATTTCCATAGGTAATACCTATCTTTCTAAAAAATTCCTGCTTAGTAACCTCTACATTTTCAGATAAATAAAGCACCCTCTCCTTTATGTTAGATAAAATATTCTTCATTTTGTTTGTTTAATACAGAATATATTCTTTATATTTGCCGTGTAAAAAAATAGTAAACACTTTAAGCAATGAGCAAAGATAGAAAAAAACAAATGAAAGAGTATAATAGCTATAACAAGGATATTATACTGATGCTTAGAAAAAAGTACGGCACTTCGCCCCACTTCATCTACGCCAGCCTGCGTGGAGACAGAACTAGCGACACTTCTATAAAGATTTGTGAGGACTATAAAAAGGCTGAAATAGAAATTAATAAAACACTTCAAAGCATTTAGTTATGAACAATTTAAGCATTAAAGACACAATGAGCAGTAGAGAGATTGCTCAGATTGCAGGAAAGAACCACAAAGAAGTATTAAGGTCTATCCGAAATATGGAAAAGGGCTGGAAAAAAGTTACTGAGCGCAAATTTGCGCTGAGTGAATACACCGACAGCACAGGGCGAAAATTACCACAATACGAATTAACAAAAACCGAGTGCTTGTATATCGCCACAAAGTTCAACGATGAGGCAAGGGCTAGGCTGGTGCTTCGCTGGGAGGCTTTGGAAAATGAACGGCTTAAAAATTATATCCAAATGCCAAAATCTATCAGCGTTTTTGGTATGGAGGCACTGCCGTATGACTGGTGGCTTTTGCAAAACGGCTACTCCGTGAGTTCTGGGCAAAGAAACGCACGCATACGCAAACACCCCGAGCACTTTTACAAAGGAACCAATGGCTGGTATATCAACAAGCTATACGCTGAGGCACTCCTCTCCATCAAACTGGGCAAAGAGAAATTGCAACAAGTGCAAGCGCTCCCGCAGTTGAACCAATTAGAAATGTTTTAAAAATTGAAGAAAATGAAAAAGCAATACAAAAACTTATCGGCACAGCAATTAACAGATTGCTACAATACAATAGCTTCAATTTTGGGTTGGAAGTCTCTCAATATAGAGCAAGTGCTCATCTATCAAGGTGATTAATTTCTCACTATCGGTTTCGGCTTGTTTTGCAATAACCGCTCTGAGTAGTTTTAAATCTTCTAAATAAACTTTTTTAGCGGATTTATCTTGTAGTAAGACGCTTTCCAAGAGTTGAAGCCTTAATTGAATGAATGCTAAATAAATCTTTTCCATACGATTAAAATTTTAGTTCACCACAAATGTATGGAAAAATCCCGAAAGGCATACACCGAGGTTCGAGTCCTCGGCGGGAGCAAAGTAGAAATTTTAAAATTAAAGAAAATGAATACATACGAAAGATTGGAACAAATCGCAGAAAAAGTAGCTTGCTACTTATCGGGAGCCGGAAAAATACCTCACGAAATAGTTCTTATTATGGAGCTTTTGGGCTTTGACGAAGACGAAATTAAAAATGCATTAAAGAATAACTGATGAAATCGCTGAGAACCTTTGAGGAAGATTGGGAGATTTTAGTAGAGAAAATCATTAAAGCGGTAAACGAAGATTAAAGAAAAAAAAGCAATGGAAACCCCTTACGAATATTATAACGAAGAGCTAGGTGTTAAACTGAAATACCTTGTGAGCGATGCAAGGGATAGGCACGAAGAAAGCCTAAGGCTTATTAGTAGAAGAGCCTTAGCGCATAGAATGCAAAGTGCTACCTGTACAGAGAAGTCTTTGCGCAGAGCTTCGTTGGGGTGTGATGCCTTGGTTTTGTTTAGTAGCTTGGATGGGGTGTGGCGAGAGCTGATTGTACAACGATTTGGCGAGGCT
This Ornithobacterium rhinotracheale DNA region includes the following protein-coding sequences:
- a CDS encoding type II toxin-antitoxin system Phd/YefM family antitoxin, with protein sequence MLVTNISEFRKDLKSYLNKVAKNFETLIINRGKESAIVVLSLDEYNSLMATNYELSSRKNEQRLDAAIVKLKSGDSFEKTLIED
- a CDS encoding Txe/YoeB family addiction module toxin, which codes for MKYIFVDESWEDYLYWQKNDKRKLKRINALLKDISRTPFESIGKPEPLKHKYSGFWSRRIDDEHRLIYRYEEDKILIAKCRFHYD
- a CDS encoding chaperone modulator CbpM encodes the protein MEIKYIKISDYCKNTQIEHTFISDLHNEGILALQQIDEEDCIEEDRLEELEKYSRWHYDLGVNLAGIDAMRHMLQRMQQMEREIQSLKNSLRFFDKD
- a CDS encoding DnaJ C-terminal domain-containing protein, with the protein product MAYIDYYKILGLDKNASEADIKKAYRKLARKYHPDLNPNDKEAQQKFQQLNEANEVLSNPENRKKYDEYGENWKHAEEIEKMRQQQQARGGGGNPFGGGQAWSESYNGNFEEGNFSDFFSDLFGGRAGGSTHFGDSSRARKFRGQDLSAELQLNMRDVYTTQKRELNVNGKKIRITIPAGVEDGQKIKLKGYGGEGVNGGPKGDLYITFSIAQDPEFKRQGNDLHKTQKLDLYTAVLGGEILVKTFDGEVKLKVKPGTQNDSKVKLKGKGFPKYKKAGEFGDLIINYQVEIPTQLNDEQKELFEKLAKL
- the mazG gene encoding nucleoside triphosphate pyrophosphohydrolase, with amino-acid sequence MHTREEKMQAFGRLLDILDDLREKCPWDRKQTLLSLRHLTLEEVYELGDAILNHNLAELKKEIGDVMLHLLFYAKIAEEQKAFDIADALHAECEKLIFRHPHIYGDVQVQDEEEVKRNWEKLKLKEGNRSVLAGVPKGLPAMVKAYRIQDKVKGIGFDFPTPEEAFSKIEEEIAEFKAETDKYKQESELGDVLFSIINYARQMGINPENALERTNQKFINRFQKMENLAENEKVNLSDLSLQQLDLLWEKAKKEQNQ
- a CDS encoding Rha family transcriptional regulator — protein: MNNLSIKDTMSSREIAQIAGKNHKEVLRSIRNMEKGWKKVTERKFALSEYTDSTGRKLPQYELTKTECLYIATKFNDEARARLVLRWEALENERLKNYIQMPKSISVFGMEALPYDWWLLQNGYSVSSGQRNARIRKHPEHFYKGTNGWYINKLYAEALLSIKLGKEKLQQVQALPQLNQLEMF